A segment of the Prochlorococcus sp. RS04 genome:
TATTACTTTCTCAAGAAAATGGAGGATTAAGTGGAAGGCCTCTCCAAAAAAAAGCAAATCAAATAATAAAACATATACATAATATTGATAAAAAGATTATTTTAATTGGCGTTGGTGGAATAGATAGTCCTGAGTCAGCTTGGGAAAGAATTTGTTCTGGAGCATCATTAATTCAACTTTATACAGGATGGATATATAAGGGTCCACAATTAGTCCCAGATATACTTGAGGGAATTATAAAGCAACTTAATAAACATCAATTATCTAGTATAAAAGATGCAATTGGATCAGATTTAAAATGGGTTGAATAAAATTAGAGAATGAATAATGAACCTCATGATTACTCAACGTTAGCCACGCAAGGATCAAACTTGAAGCACGGTGGAAATGTATATGCAACTGCGAAAAAATTAAATTTATTACCCTCTGAAATAATTGATGCAAGTGCATCATTAGTACCCTTTGATCCCCCTCAAATAGTAATAGATTCAATTAATGAGGAAATTAAGAATCTTGGCTTTAGATATTACCCAGATAGAAACTTGAGTGATATGAAAGAAATAATCGGCAAATTTCATGGGATAAATCCAGACAATATATTGCCTGGAAATGGAGCTTCTGAATTAATAACCTGGGCAGGTTATGAAGCATCCAAATTCGGAATAAGTTGTATTCCTTCTCCATCATTTGTTGATTATGAAAGATCTTTAAATTGTTGGAATAGCAATTTTATACATTGCGAATTACCAAAAAACTGGAATGATATTTTCCCTCAATCATTTCCGCTGCATCCAAAAGGTGATGTTATTTGGATAACAAATCCACATAACCCTACCGGCCAATTATGGGGAAAGAATTCATTGGAAGAAGTTGTAAAAAAATATAAATTAGTTATCTGTGATGAAGCTTTCTTATCGATAACACCTAATGGAGAGAAAGAATCTTTAATACCATTAACCCAAAGATTTGACAATTTATTAGTCTTGAGAAGCTTGACCAAAATCTTCAATATTCCTGGTCTTAGATTAGGTTACGTTATTGGCTCATCGAAAATACTAAAACAATGGGGAATAAATAGAGATCCTTGGCCTTTAAATTCATTTTCTATTAAAGCCGGAATTGATCTACTAAGTAATAAGAAATTCTATGAACAGTGGACAAAACAGATTCACAGCTGGATAAATATTGAAAAAAAAAGAGTATTTGAAAAATTATCAAAAATAGAGAACCTTAAAATTCATAACTCTTCAACCAACTTTTTTTTAATAGAAAGTAAAAAATCCTTGTCGCCTAATATAAAATACTTAGAAAATAAGGGAATATTGCTAAGAGAATGTACTTCATTTAGATTTCTGGATGAAAAGTGGGCAAGAATAAGTTTGCAGAATAGGAAAAATAACACTCTTTTATGTAAAGAAATTCAGAATTCCTTTAAAAAATAATTAAAAAATTTTCTAATCTCAATTTTAGATTTGATTTTATTATTATTTTCCATATTCTTCTTCATAAGATCTAAAATTTCATAGTAATATTTTCCGTTTTTTGATTTTCTCTTAAAAATTCTTTCTATAGTTTCTTCAAAAACTTCTTTAGAAATTTTCCTTTGATTCATTAAAATTGAGCCTCCACTTTCAGCAAGAATCATTGCATTTTTCTCCTGGTGATTATTTTTAGAATAAGGAAATGGAATTAAAATTGAAGGTTTTTCAGTTTCTATAAGTTCATTTATTGTTCCTGCACCAGATCTCGATATTACAAGATCACAGTTTTGAATCAAAGCTGCGATTTCATTAGTAAATTTCTTTTGAACATAATTATTGAAATTTTTTACATTAAAGGATTTTTGATTATATTCGCCAATAATATGAACAATCCGAAACTGTTTTTTCATTAAAAATTCAATAGATTCGTTAAGAATTTGATTTATAGCTTTTGCTCCTTGGCTACCTCCCATAACAATCAAAAGAGGTCCTTTCCCTTTTGGGACCCATTCTGGCAAGGGATGGGATTTATAGAATTGATCTCTTAAAGGAGTACCAGTGAAAATAGTTTTACAATTTCTTAAATAAGAATTTGTTTTCTTAAATCCTAGAAAAACATAGTTACACAAAAAACCAAAATATTTAGTGACCATTCCTGGAATTAAATTTGATTCATGAATAATGACAGGTATCCTGAGAAGTTTTGAAGCAACAATAGTAGGAGCAGATATATAACCTCCAGTCGTAAAAACCAAGTTAATTTTTTTTTCTTTTAAAATCCTAATTATTTGGAAAGTTGACATTAAAATTTTTATATATTGATAAAACAAAAAAATATTTTTTCTTGGTGTCTTTATATTTAAAGTCTTCAAATTATATTTTTGGGGAATAAAATTCACATCAAGTCTTTGCTGAATACCCAACCAATGAATATTCCACTCATCTTCTACCTCTTTAGAAACTGCTAAAGCTGGAAAAATATGGCCTCCTGTTCCACTAGCTGCAACTAATAAATTATTTTTTTTAGACATAAAAACTTTAATTAGTAGAATGAAAATAATAAATGATAAATATGTTGAATTTAAACTTATTCAGAAATATAGGATTCCCTCTCTACTTATTTGTTTATCTCATTCTCCCCTATTCAGCAATAACGCAAACTTTAAAAGTTGATTTTATAAGGAATTTAGAAACCTCATTAAATAAGCGAGACTTAGAGTTTATTAGAAAAAATTTTAGAAATGATGAAAACCAAAATATACCAAAACAGTTCTCAAAAATTATCAATGATTTTCCTGATAGCAAATGGAAAATCAAAAGATTAGAGTCATATATTCCAAATAAAGAAATATTGAGAATAAGTGTTTCAGGAAGAAAAATAGTTAATGGAGAAATGCATACACTCGAATCCGATTTCGATTATGTTTTTTCAGTTCTAAATGGAAAAATTGATGAAGCTACCATTAAAAATTTATTTACAACAATAAGAAATGATAATAATAAGATAGATATTAGTTTTAAAATCCCTGAAAAAGTTCTTACTGGTTCAAAATATGATATCGATATAATCCTAAATAAGCCACTTGAAGAAGTTATCATAACTGGAGCAATTAAAGCTCATCAAGTAAATTCATTGTTTGAACAAGAAATATTATTGGAGCCATTAGCATCTGGGGGAATCTTTAAAATGACGAGAGCCCCTTCAAAACCAGGGATACAAATTTGGTCAGGAATCATAGCTCACCCTGAAGGAATGATTACTTTCACAAAGAGTATTGATATTGTTGATAAAATATAGCCTAAACGTCGTTTAAAGCAGCTACACCAGGTAAGGTTTTACCTTCTAAAAGTTCCAAACTTGCGCCACCTCCAGTAGATATATGAGACATTTTCTCAGCTAATCCTGCTTTTTCAACTGCTGCAACTGAATCTCCACCACCAATTATTGTACAAACTTCAGAAAAAGCACTTAAGTCCGCAAGGGTCGTAGCTATAGCATTTGTACCTTCTGCAAATTTATCAAATTCGAAAACTCCCATTGGCCCATTCCAAATTATTGTCTTACATTCTGCAAGAGCATTCTGAAAAACTTTAATGGAATCTGGACCAATATCAAGACCCATCCAATCTCCACTAATTGAATCAATTTGAGATATTTTACTTTCGGCGTCAGGCGAAAATTCATTAGCTAAAACAACATCAGTAGGTAATAATAATTCGACTCCTTTTGCTTTTGCTTTTGCTTCTAAATCCCTGGCAAGCTCAAGTTTATCTTCTTCTACAAGGCTCTTTCCAACATCTAGACCTCTAGCTTTATAAAAAGTAAAAATCATACCTCCACCAATCATAATTTTGTCACATTTATCTAGCAAAGAATCAAGAACACCTATTTTACTACTTACCTTTGATCCTCCAACTATTGCTGCTAAGGGACGCTTTGGAGCATCTATCGCTCCTTGTAAGTATTTTAATTCTTTTTCTAAAAGGAATCCAGCTACTGATGGACTTAAATAATTAGTAACTCCCTGAGTTGAAGCATGCGCTCTATGAGCAGCACCGAAAGCATCATTTACGTACATATCTGCATGTGATGCTAATTTTTTAGCAAACTCAAGATCGTTCTTTTCCTCTTCACCAAAAAATCGAACATTTTCAAGTAAAAGAACATCTCCATTAGATAAGCTATTTGATTGTGCAACTGCTTCATCACCAATACAACTGTTAGTAAGAGCAATATTTTGCCCCAACAATTCACTTAATCTTGCTGCTACTGGAGTTAATCTCATTTTGTCATTTACCTGACCCTTTGGTCTACCAAAATGAGCAGCTAAAATAATTTTTGCAGAATGATTAATAAGATATTCAATAGTTGGGATCGCTGCACGAATACGCGTATCGTCGGTTATTTGACCATCTTCATTTAATGGAACATTAAAATCTACTCTTACAAGAACTTTTTTTCCTTCTAAATGTGTCTTATCAAGACTGGAAAGAGATAATTTTGACATTAAACTAAACAAGCTATATTTATAATCTCAAGACCCTAACGCTAATTTGGGCTTATTGGGTTAAAAAGTAGTTACTGTTACCTATGCCTTAATAAATTTTAAGAATTAACGATTATAAAAATATTTCATTAATAAAATTTATACTAAACTTTAGAAGTAAATACTTTTGAA
Coding sequences within it:
- a CDS encoding pyridoxal phosphate-dependent aminotransferase, whose translation is MNNEPHDYSTLATQGSNLKHGGNVYATAKKLNLLPSEIIDASASLVPFDPPQIVIDSINEEIKNLGFRYYPDRNLSDMKEIIGKFHGINPDNILPGNGASELITWAGYEASKFGISCIPSPSFVDYERSLNCWNSNFIHCELPKNWNDIFPQSFPLHPKGDVIWITNPHNPTGQLWGKNSLEEVVKKYKLVICDEAFLSITPNGEKESLIPLTQRFDNLLVLRSLTKIFNIPGLRLGYVIGSSKILKQWGINRDPWPLNSFSIKAGIDLLSNKKFYEQWTKQIHSWINIEKKRVFEKLSKIENLKIHNSSTNFFLIESKKSLSPNIKYLENKGILLRECTSFRFLDEKWARISLQNRKNNTLLCKEIQNSFKK
- a CDS encoding UDP-N-acetylglucosamine--N-acetylmuramyl-(pentapeptide) pyrophosphoryl-undecaprenol N-acetylglucosamine transferase, whose amino-acid sequence is MSKKNNLLVAASGTGGHIFPALAVSKEVEDEWNIHWLGIQQRLDVNFIPQKYNLKTLNIKTPRKNIFLFYQYIKILMSTFQIIRILKEKKINLVFTTGGYISAPTIVASKLLRIPVIIHESNLIPGMVTKYFGFLCNYVFLGFKKTNSYLRNCKTIFTGTPLRDQFYKSHPLPEWVPKGKGPLLIVMGGSQGAKAINQILNESIEFLMKKQFRIVHIIGEYNQKSFNVKNFNNYVQKKFTNEIAALIQNCDLVISRSGAGTINELIETEKPSILIPFPYSKNNHQEKNAMILAESGGSILMNQRKISKEVFEETIERIFKRKSKNGKYYYEILDLMKKNMENNNKIKSKIEIRKFFNYFLKEF
- a CDS encoding phosphoglycerate kinase is translated as MSKLSLSSLDKTHLEGKKVLVRVDFNVPLNEDGQITDDTRIRAAIPTIEYLINHSAKIILAAHFGRPKGQVNDKMRLTPVAARLSELLGQNIALTNSCIGDEAVAQSNSLSNGDVLLLENVRFFGEEEKNDLEFAKKLASHADMYVNDAFGAAHRAHASTQGVTNYLSPSVAGFLLEKELKYLQGAIDAPKRPLAAIVGGSKVSSKIGVLDSLLDKCDKIMIGGGMIFTFYKARGLDVGKSLVEEDKLELARDLEAKAKAKGVELLLPTDVVLANEFSPDAESKISQIDSISGDWMGLDIGPDSIKVFQNALAECKTIIWNGPMGVFEFDKFAEGTNAIATTLADLSAFSEVCTIIGGGDSVAAVEKAGLAEKMSHISTGGGASLELLEGKTLPGVAALNDV